The sequence CGAAAAATATGCAAgccaggccaggtgaggtggttcatgcctgtaatcccagcacttgaggaggccaaggtgggcagatcacttgagccaggagtttagtttgagactagcctgggcaaaataatgagacccctatctctacaaaacataaaaaattaactggacatggtggcaggcacctgtggtcccagccactcaggaggctgaggtgggaggatcacttgagccctggaggcagaggatggggtgagccgagatcataccactgcactgcagcctgagcttcagagtgagaccctgtctgaaaaaaaaaatcaaggcagaATAAAATGGAGTAACATGTTTACAATGTTCCAGTGTAGCCATTTGGCCCTGGGTTTTACTATGTGGGATTTTTGTTAGTGTTATTATTATCAATTCATGGGCTTTATTTGTTATAGGTCCATTTTAGACTTCCTATTTCTTCTTGGATTAGGTTTGATATGTATGCATTTCTAGGCATTTattcatctaggttatcaaaaTTGTTGCCATAcaattgtttatagtattcctttataatatttaaaaaattgtaagatCACTTGTAAAACTTCTCTTTCACTCATGATTTTAGTAATAcgagtattctctttttttcttagtcagtCTAGTTAGaggcttgtcaattttgttgatcatttcaaaaaataaagttttgctgtgttgatttattctattgttttcttagtctctatttcatttatttccactctattgttttcttccttctgcttgctttgggttaaTTGgctcttctttaattttcttgagatggaagataatttattgattttaaatCTATCTTCTTTGTAAATACAGGCATTTACAACCataaattttcctttaagcatTGTTTTAGCTGCATCTCACAGTTTTGGTAAGTTGCTGTTGTGTTGcgtattttaaagtgttttgggggttctttttaaagtattttctatgTTACCTTATGTTTTCTGCTTTGATCTATCATTTATTCACacttgtgttgtttaatttccacatagttATGACTTTCCCAAATTTCTTTCTATTATCCCATTTTGTTCAGATAACACAATTTGTATGATTCCtatccttttaaatgtattgagggAGCTTGTTTTTAAATCTAACATACAGTCTATTCTAAAGAATATTTCATGCTAAcagaagaagaatgtgtattttgctgtaATTGGCGCAGTGTTCCACAGATGACTTCGAGGTCTAATTGTTTTACGGTGCTGTTCAAATCTTGTATTTCCTTGCTaatctttttctattattaaaagtGGTATATTAAAGTCTCCTGCTATTACTATTGAATTCtccatttctcctttcaattcTGTCAATTTTCCCTTCATGTATTTTGGcactctgttgttaggtgcatgTGTTTATACTTGTTCTATTATCCTGATAGATTAACTCGCTAACATTATAAAATGCCCTTCTTAATCTTTAGTACCAATTTTgtcttaaagtttgttttgtgcaCTATTGGTATAGCCACTacagctctcttttggttattgTTTATATGGCAAACCTGTTTCCATCCTCTTACTTTCAGTCTCTTTGTTTCCATGAATCTAAAGTGTAAAGGAAAAGTGTTCCTGGACCAAACTGAGGGTCGGGCTGCTATTCCTCACAGCCCAATAACGAGATGCAAATAAACTGGGGAGgaaaagagtttttatttctgcaaccAGTTatagggagaaggcctggaaattatcaccagaccaacttaaaattacaaagatttccagagcttatataccttctaagctatatgtctatgtGCAAGTGTGCTTTCATCCAAAGACATAAGTTATTAACTTCctttaatctataactaaggtctgagtcccgaagaccttcctctggagcctcagtaaatgtacttaatctaaatgggtccaggtgcaGGGGTTATTACCCTTATCTTTTCTCCTGCTAAATCACTGAtgtttggggagttccttcagacctcctatgaacttatttaatcctaaatgggtcctgttaagaaCTCCTCcattattttgtcatgctttaaggTCCAGGAAAGGCCTaagcaaaactcttggtgggcttgtTACATTCAGCCTTTATATCAGGGCACTGGCTTTTTAAGCTTTTGATTTTTAACTTAACCACCCAATGAGTACTaaaacagttgttatggaggcTTGCACTAGTGAGACTTGGCCTGCATGAAAGGGAATAATTTGTGACTAGGCGAGCACCTGTGGGAGGTGTCCTCTGCAGCTGCCATCTGGATGCTACATGAGGTCATTAGTGAGGTAATTCCAGGGCACAGCTACTGGTCTACCACTTTGTATGACTCTGAGACACTCACGTGaatcttttattaaaagaaaCTTCAACTAGGTTCCAGagcatttttaaaggataaagCAATGCAGTATTTGGAATGAGTAAGTAGTATTCCAGTTTCATGGTGTTCTGTAAGTTAGCAGCTGCATTTGCGCTGTGGAGACCTGGGGAGGAGGAGCATCTGCCAGCAGATAATTACTGTAAACTGGACTCTTAAGACCAAATACCCCACTTCCCACTTCCCTGGGGTAATTCCTGTATAAATGAAGGAAGCACTGTAGGCTTCTTGAAGGCTGTGTTTCAAATCTCTTTTGGAAACCAGTGGATCATATGTAAATAGAGTGAATCTAAAAATTGAACGAATCAAGTATTAAAAGGGTTCCCCCAATGGATAGTTCTATAGAAAGAAtttaatatgtacaaataaagtGTTGGAAAAGATGGCAATGCAAAGCGGGAACAATGAGGCAACCCTACTGATAGTCACAGCTGAAATCTCCCACTGCCCTAAGGTTTGAGGAAAAACAGAAGGATTTGTGTGAGCCTGGGAGCAGCACTGGCTGGCAGAAGCTAACCTTGCAGTGGGACTGCTAAGTGAGAGCAGAAGACAGAAAAGCAGGGGCTTTGCTGAGCAAGAAGAGCCACTGCTGGAGAAGAGAGGGAGTCAGGGAGAAATACACATTGTCCTTCCTTCTTCAATCTCCCATTCTCCTAGGAGAAACATTGACCAAAACCAGCCAGAAGTCAGGAAGCCTAGAAAATGTAGTTTGCATTTAATAGTTCCCATTTTACTcagcaaagcagaaaaaaacaaggaacagATTTGAGCACAAAGAGACAAACAATAGGCccaaaagttaaagaaaacattGTTTAATTTTATACGTTAAAACTAAGTAACCAAGTTCAAGTCACTGGTCATAGGACTGGTTTAATTTTGACCTTTATTTTGTGAGGCTGGGTTTTATTTCACAAGGCGAAAGTTACACAGTCAACAATTTATGCACATTCTGTGTTgaacattttaagttaatttctaaTCATTTTCTTTCACAGGTAAGTACACCATAAGTACTAGAATCAATGAATGACAATATTTAGGCAAACCAAGAAATAATGTGAatacaaaaataatgtattatatttgtTAGAATTATTACTCCATTAACATAGTTAGTACATACAGACGGATACACAAAACATGACAGCAATATGCACACCAGTTACTGGATCCTAGCTATGGCTCTGAAGAACTAACAGCCTCTTGAGCctcaatattttcaaatgtaaatagGAGTAATAAAACCTATCTCATAAGGTAATCATGAGTCATATGAGAGAAgtatggaaaatatttcataaattatgAGGTACTCTACAAATACATAGTAGTGGTATCTGATTCAGCAGATACTAGGTACACACTCATGTCTTGACTTTTTTTAAAGGTCATCTCACccagcatggtgactcatgcctataatcccagcacttttggaggccgaggcgagtggatcacctgaggtcagtagatcgagaccagccttgccaacatggtgaaacttcgtctctagtaaaaatacaaaaattagccaggcatggcagtgtgcacctgtagtcccagctacttgggaggctgaagcaggataatcgcttgaacccaggagatggaggttgcagtgagccaagatcgagccactgcactccagcctaggcaacagagtgagactccatctcaaaaaaaaaaagtcatctctaaaaaataagcaataaaacaaaacaaagaaagaaagaaatgagaatgaTTCTGAGACTCACTCACTGTATGATTTGGATAAGCCACATAACTTCTCTTGAACTTCTTTGAATATCCAGGTTTGCTTCTAAGGCCAGAAGTGTGCTGGTCCGGTTTGTCAGATACTCTGTCTGCAGCAGAGAAAGTTCAGCCTGCAATTTCCACCGGGCTTCTCATTCTCCAAGCACTCCTTCCTGCATTTTCCCTGACTGAACTTGCACGACTCAAAGACGGCAAACTCACCTGGCCAAGAAAGAGCTGCTGAGGGAGCTTTCCAGGAAATGTCTAGAAATGGGGAACATGTCAAAGACCACCAAAGAATAAGGGAGAGTTTGTATGtataattacaaaaaatattttcaagaaccagcccagatttttcaaaaatagtttCTGCTTTTTGCTGTAGGGAGTTGAGGAGAGTTAATTTTTAAGCAACAGATCATCACAATTCCTACTCTCCAAGTGTTTATAATCTTGCAGGGATCAAGAGTAAACCACAGACGGACAAAGAGACATACATATTACAgaactataaaaatacataccTGATGTGACTGTGAAGTTTGCTAGACAAAAAATGGGAGGGGTATATTGTGGTTTTGGAAAGATCCTTGAAGATGAAGTTAAGAAATTTAGGCTCAACTCTAGTTCGCGCCTAGTAACGGGCAGGTTAAGGTCCACATTCTCATTTGTCCAGTGGCCATTCTAGAAGCACCTGActacatttttaaatcagtttaggGATCAGATGGActattatatgcaaatattttcattataataataCCTACCAGATAGGACTGTTTTGAGGATTACACGACAAAGTCCATGTAAAGTTTTTAACAGGATGCCTGGTACAGAGCAAACACTCCAGGACTAGTAGCAACCTTAATATTTCTCACTTTGAAATTCTGTCTAAAACCTTTTCAACTTTGTCTACaatatttcttttagttttgtttacaATGTGCTTTCTTTCTGTATAAGATGActtcaaagaagaagaaaagatctgGGGGCTATTTGCTATGAATAGCTTTTCTGCAATGGTGCTGAGTTTTCATTGAGGCAACCTCACTCTTTAATTTGAGCTTCCTTCAACTAACCTCATGAATTTGTGACATATATTGTTACCGGACTTAGCAGCAGAGCTTGCAAGAGATGGGCAGGCATTTTCACAGAGCAGTGCTAATTGACTGGTACAACAATAAATCTAAGAACTTGGTTTAATGAGCACCAAGAGCTAGTGGGAAAAGCCACTGAGTCCAAATCTCTATGGCCAAATTACAGTCCAGTCACAAAGATATTTTTCTGTGAAATCCAAAATATCCAAATATTATACTTGgaacaagagaaagagaagaagataaGTTAGTGAACTCGTTTTTCAGAAAATTCTATTTCCGCCACTATCTCTGTCCCCTCTTTGCCTCCAGACATCAGAGAGAGCTAACGGAGCCAGAGTTcctaagagagaaaataattatatacaagAGATTTAACTTACCCGAGGGAAATGGTTGGGAAAAATCAAGTCCTGCCTGGCACcctaaactgaaaacaaaatacattttgaaaattaaaatcaacaCAGGAATTAACACTGTATAAAACATTCCCAACTCCACGTGTGACATAGCAGAACAGGAGACAGTAGATCAGACAGTTGCAATGTTTATTCTATTTCTCAAGGCCAGCATTCCAGGTAACCagcaaaaacaaattacaaaaaaaaatacactatatGCTGTTTGCTCTTAGAAAATATCAGTGTAGGTCTAAGAAATTCCCATGACAGGTGCCATGAGAGCTTGACCATTAAGGTCAAATAGAGAAGAATCATCAGGCTTTAtaatctgcccaatcaaaatcccaTCCATTTTTATTTACCTGATGGCAGTTGAACCAAAATGAAGAACAcagcaaatagaaaataaaatgtcttcctGATCAGGGCCATCTTCAGGGAAGACTCTTCAGAATACAGATTGGGATTTCCTTGAGAACACCCAAATGAGAggctcatttttatttaaaagtaatgaGGAGATGCTCTCGATCAGTGAAGTGAATCAATAAAACACAATTATATGCTCCATTTCCCAGGATCAAGGGATGATATCATGGATAATAACCCTTGGCATCCAGAAAGCCTTTTATTTTGGGGAGTCTAACTGGTGTAGTGGAAAGAACACCAGGCTAGAGGTTGAAAGAGCAGGTGCCATGCGAGTTTCCACCATATTAATGCAGGGGCCAGAAGCTAGTGACCCCTTTcatctcttccagcttctgttttctggaagcaAATAAGAACCCACTTGCAAATTCTGCCTGCCTCTCAAGGTTTTTTAAGAATCTAGTATGATTATAATGCAAAAGTGTTTTGAACAGGTAGAATGCTTGGAAGGAGGCCTGGTACCatgtaagaactcaataaatgtggACTCTCACTTTTCtagctttcatttttattgtctaCAAGTATcacagggagaaaaggaagggtaGCAATCATTTTGTCAAGTTAGCTCTGAGTCCCCTTTCCTGTAAGGTATGACTTCACACACCAAAGCCATAATTActgcatattttaaattcatgaaGGACATGAGTACTGGCCCAGATGGGTGGTTTATGTCTATTATCATAGCTTtttgggagcctaaggcaggtggattgcttgagcccaggtgttccgagaccagcctgaacaacacagtgagatcttgtctccacacaaaacatttttaaaaaattcactgggcatggtggcatgtacctgtagtcacagccacttgggaggctgatatggggggagtgcctgagccagcagtttaaggctgcagtgagccatgagcatgccactgcactccagcctgggcaacagagcgagatcctgtctcaaaaaaacaaaaaaacaaagaaaaacaaaacacacacacacacacataaaaacatgGAATGAAAAGCAAGATTTATGTCACTATCTTCCCTTCAAATAAGTCCTGCTGATTCCTACCCTGTTGCCTATATTTATGCAATattctcttcttcatttctgtaaTGTAaagtagaataattttaaaatacagactaCAAAGTGTATGACTTACAAAGTATATGACCTTGGATAGGTTGCTTAATTTgatgaacctcagtttcctaaccCTTAAAATGAAGATACAATTACGGTACTTAGTCACAGATACTTGAGAGACTTGACTGAGACAaggtatataaagtgcttagcagagCTTCTGGCTACTATCACTAGTACTACATGCACATTTCTCTCTATTCAGCCTTGAGCTCAAGTATTCTGTAAACCTTTCTCAAGTACATTAATTCACCATGAACTTTTTCTGACCTATGCAGGAAGGCACTCATTTTTATGTTGCTGCTGTGACTTGCAAACAATTCAGATTCAGAATCCAAGCTAATGCCTGTATACATAGGAGATAGGGCCGAGTCTCCAGGCTTTCAACTTTCAGGCATTTTGTATAGCCTGCATCAGGACCAGCCACCTGGACAAATGCCCAGTGAAGTCACAGCTCCCTGCCTCAACTTGGGGTTTAATGCTCTGTAGTCACTGTGTTGAAAGTCTTAATAACTTTACCTTTGAATATATGCATTGTAAATAAGTCTGTTGAGACAGTGGAGCATGCTCTGGGACTTTGGAAGCATGGCTTATGTGCACTCCAGACCACCTTCCCCTTTTCACCTTCCTGGGAGTATTCTTAGCCACTCGTCCCTCACTTTTGGCACTCTGGGCCCCACCTGGCCTCCCCCTTATGATCCCCTTCCAGCAACCATCCACCTCACAGTGACCTGGGTGTGAATATGCAGAGGACTGGAGTTGAATGGCTAAGCCCTGAGTGTCTAGGGCAAGGCATTGTTGTTGCCAGCCCCTTGCTGTGTCAACAGTGCCATGATACAGGTGGGCAGCATGACAGGACCAAGCACCAAAAGCGTGCAGCATACAGCAAGGTTCACATTTTTTAACAAATACATGCTTAGGTCAAGCCCTTTGCCAAGTTTACAAAGCTCAAAAAGACTGAATCTGGAATTCAGATTCCACCTCACTACGGTTCATCAGCTCTTAACAATACATTGAGATATTGTATAATTactctcattttacatatgagtaaACCAAAGCTGTTCAGGAGCACAGCCAGGATTAGAAACCAAACTGCTAGACtccagatttttttattttttccgtGTCTGCCCTACTCTTTCCTCCCTTCATCCCCACTTTCCTTCTTGAAAACTTTCCAGAGTCAGAAAAATGATGAGCTGTAGACTGAGTGACACCCACTGAGGTTGGCTGGGCTCTGCGCAGCAGAGCATGGAAATCCTCTCATTTCTGCTAAGCCTCACTGATCGAGATGTTACTTGATCTGGAGAAATGTATAAATGTGGGTGTTTGCTTCTTTCTCCTCATGGACGCGGTGCTGATCTCTCAAGACACTCCCAGTCATGAggactttcctctttctctttgctGTGCTCTTCTTTCTGACCCCAGGTAAAATGGGCATCTTTAGAGGGAAGGTGATCAGAGGTGCTGTCCCAGAGAGAGGGTCCCCTTCAGTGAATGCCTGAGTGTGATCAACCCATCTACTACAAGAGGTGATATCCCCCAACGCCTCTTCTGTAATTCCTTTACATTTTACATTGTTATCTAGG comes from Symphalangus syndactylus isolate Jambi chromosome 11, NHGRI_mSymSyn1-v2.1_pri, whole genome shotgun sequence and encodes:
- the LOC129457810 gene encoding beta-defensin 105A, which gives rise to MALIRKTFYFLFAVFFILVQLPSGCQAGLDFSQPFPSGEFAVFESCKFSQGKCRKECLENEKPGGNCRLNFLCCRQSI